In Pseudomonas sp. GCEP-101, one DNA window encodes the following:
- a CDS encoding purine-cytosine permease family protein, giving the protein MDNKNNAHAITTIETFGVEQIPDNERNATPTDLFRMIFGGANTFATAVLGSFPVLFGLSFQAGVWAIVLGVLVGSIILAPMGLFGPLNGTNNAVSSGAHFGVHGRIVGSFLSLLTAVAFFSLSVWSSGDALIGGAKRLFDLPETDLTLGLAYGLFAVLVLIVCIYGFRFMLMVNKIAVWAASLLFLLGLFAFAGPFDAGYAGTVQMGSEGFWAAFIGAALLAMSNPVSFGAFLGDWARYIPRETSQKRIMLAVILAQLATLIPFLFGLATATIVAVNAPDYIAQNNYVGGLLAVSPSWFFLPVCLIAVIGGMSTGTTSLYGTGLDMSSVFPRLLNRVQATLLIGLLSIAFIFIGRFAANLVQSVSTFAVMIITCTSPWMVIMILGLIIRRGFYHADDLQVFTRGQEGGAYWFHNGWNWRGMGAWIPSAALGLCFVNLPGQFVGPLGNLAGGIDISLPVTLGMAALLYLALLRSFPEPAGVYGPKGPRWVASHDRPVRSISEPTA; this is encoded by the coding sequence ATGGATAACAAGAACAACGCACACGCAATCACCACCATCGAGACATTCGGGGTCGAACAGATCCCGGACAACGAACGCAACGCCACGCCCACCGACCTGTTCCGCATGATCTTCGGCGGCGCCAACACCTTCGCCACCGCCGTGCTGGGCAGCTTCCCGGTGCTGTTCGGGCTGTCGTTCCAGGCCGGCGTCTGGGCCATCGTGCTCGGCGTGCTGGTGGGCTCGATCATCCTTGCGCCCATGGGCCTGTTCGGCCCGCTCAACGGCACCAACAACGCGGTCTCCTCGGGCGCCCACTTCGGCGTGCACGGGCGGATCGTCGGCTCGTTCCTGTCGCTGCTCACCGCCGTCGCCTTCTTCTCCCTCTCCGTGTGGAGTTCGGGCGATGCCCTGATCGGCGGCGCCAAGCGCCTGTTCGACCTGCCGGAAACCGACCTGACCCTGGGCCTGGCCTACGGCCTGTTCGCCGTGCTGGTGCTGATCGTCTGCATCTACGGCTTCCGCTTCATGCTGATGGTCAACAAGATCGCCGTCTGGGCCGCCAGCCTGCTGTTCCTGCTCGGCCTGTTCGCCTTCGCCGGCCCCTTCGACGCCGGCTACGCCGGCACCGTGCAGATGGGCAGCGAAGGCTTCTGGGCCGCCTTCATCGGCGCCGCCCTGCTGGCCATGAGCAACCCGGTGTCGTTCGGCGCCTTCCTCGGTGACTGGGCGCGCTACATCCCGCGCGAGACCTCGCAGAAGCGCATCATGCTGGCGGTGATCCTCGCCCAGCTGGCAACCCTGATCCCGTTCCTGTTCGGCCTGGCCACCGCCACCATCGTCGCGGTCAACGCGCCGGACTACATCGCGCAGAACAACTACGTCGGCGGCCTGCTGGCGGTATCGCCGAGCTGGTTCTTCCTGCCGGTGTGCCTGATCGCGGTGATCGGCGGCATGTCCACCGGCACCACCTCGCTGTACGGCACGGGCCTGGACATGTCCAGCGTGTTCCCGCGCCTGCTCAACCGCGTGCAGGCCACCCTGCTGATCGGCCTGCTGTCCATCGCCTTCATCTTCATCGGTCGCTTCGCCGCGAACCTGGTGCAGAGCGTGTCCACCTTCGCCGTGATGATCATCACCTGCACCAGCCCGTGGATGGTGATCATGATCCTCGGCCTGATCATCCGCCGTGGCTTCTACCACGCCGACGACCTGCAGGTATTCACCCGTGGCCAGGAAGGCGGCGCCTACTGGTTCCACAACGGCTGGAACTGGCGCGGCATGGGGGCGTGGATCCCGAGCGCGGCGCTGGGCCTGTGCTTCGTCAACCTGCCGGGCCAGTTCGTCGGCCCGCTGGGCAACCTGGCCGGCGGCATCGACATCAGCCTGCCGGTCACCCTCGGCATGGCCGCCCTGCTCTACCTGGCCCTGCTGCGCTCCTTCCCGGAACCGGCCGGCGTCTACGGCCCCAAGGGCCCGCGCTGGGTGGCCAGCCATGACCGCCCGGTGCGCAGCATCAGCGAACCGACGGCCTGA
- a CDS encoding YybH family protein, whose amino-acid sequence MNNDACVAQVLEAARDLVAAFARTDTEAYFAAFSEDASFIFHTWPQPLLSRAAYREVWEGWLREDGFEVLDCLSSNTFVSLQGEDVAVFCHDVATRLRIQGEESLNHERETIVFRRDPKLGRWLATHEHLSPSPTP is encoded by the coding sequence ATGAATAACGACGCCTGCGTAGCACAGGTGCTGGAGGCTGCCCGCGATCTCGTGGCAGCCTTCGCGCGCACCGACACCGAAGCCTACTTCGCCGCCTTCAGCGAAGACGCCAGCTTCATCTTCCACACCTGGCCACAGCCGCTGCTCTCGCGCGCGGCGTACCGCGAGGTGTGGGAAGGCTGGCTGCGTGAGGATGGTTTCGAGGTCCTTGACTGCCTTTCGAGCAACACCTTTGTGAGCCTGCAGGGGGAGGACGTGGCGGTGTTCTGCCACGACGTCGCCACGCGGCTGCGCATCCAGGGAGAGGAAAGCCTGAACCACGAGCGGGAGACCATCGTCTTCCGCCGTGATCCGAAACTGGGCCGCTGGCTGGCCACACACGAGCACCTGTCACCGTCGCCGACGCCATAA
- the speB gene encoding agmatinase, whose translation MDKKLHQPLGGNEMPRFGGIATMMRLPHIQSPEELNELDAAFVGVPLDIGTSLRSGTRFGPREIRAESVMIRPYNMATGAAPFDSLNIADIGDVAINTFNLMEAVRIIEEAYDKILDHGILPLTLGGDHTITLPILRAIHKKHGKVGLVHIDAHADVNDHMFGEKIAHGTTFRRAVEEGLLDCDRVVQIGLRAQGYTAEDFNWSRKQGFRVVQAEECWHKSLEPLMAEVREKVGGGPVYLSFDIDGIDPAWAPGTGTPEIGGLTTIQAMEIVRGCQGLDIIGCDLVEVSPPYDTTGNTSLLGANLLYEMLCILPGVERR comes from the coding sequence ATGGACAAGAAACTTCACCAGCCCCTGGGCGGCAACGAAATGCCGCGTTTCGGCGGCATCGCCACCATGATGCGCCTGCCGCATATCCAGTCCCCCGAAGAGCTCAACGAGCTGGACGCCGCCTTCGTCGGCGTGCCCCTGGACATCGGCACCTCCCTGCGCTCCGGCACCCGCTTCGGCCCGCGCGAGATCCGCGCCGAGTCGGTGATGATCCGTCCGTACAACATGGCCACCGGCGCCGCGCCGTTCGACTCGCTGAACATTGCCGACATCGGTGACGTGGCGATCAACACCTTCAACCTGATGGAAGCGGTGCGCATCATCGAGGAGGCCTACGACAAGATCCTCGACCACGGCATCCTCCCGCTGACCCTGGGCGGCGACCACACCATCACCCTGCCGATCCTGCGTGCCATCCACAAGAAGCACGGCAAGGTCGGCCTGGTGCACATCGACGCCCACGCCGATGTGAACGACCACATGTTCGGCGAGAAGATCGCCCACGGCACCACCTTCCGCCGCGCGGTGGAAGAAGGCCTGCTGGACTGCGACCGCGTGGTGCAGATCGGCCTGCGGGCGCAGGGCTACACCGCCGAAGACTTCAACTGGAGCCGCAAGCAGGGCTTCCGCGTGGTGCAGGCCGAAGAGTGCTGGCACAAGTCGCTGGAACCGCTGATGGCCGAAGTCCGCGAGAAAGTCGGCGGCGGCCCGGTGTACCTGTCCTTCGACATCGACGGTATCGACCCGGCCTGGGCGCCCGGCACCGGCACCCCGGAAATCGGCGGCCTGACCACCATCCAGGCGATGGAAATCGTCCGCGGCTGCCAAGGCCTGGACATCATCGGCTGCGACCTGGTCGAGGTCTCCCCGCCCTACGACACCACCGGCAACACCTCGCTGCTCGGCGCCAACCTGCTGTACGAAATGCTCTGCATCCTCCCGGGCGTGGAGCGCCGCTGA
- a CDS encoding LysR family transcriptional regulator, with protein sequence MSASALPDVKLLRIFACVVRSQGFAAAQQELNLSTSAISTYMSQLENQLGIVLCHRGRGGFGLTSKGELFHQETLRILGELEGFERYAATLKGELRGTLNLGVLDSTVSDPALPLADVIGSFSGLHPAVHLHLQVQSPYELQLAVLDNRLDLAIGSFFSRMNGLVYQPLYREQHWLYCSDRHPLFDGRRIPAELITQQRMVGRGYWSQAELARHGFKHSAGTVESMEAQLILILSGGYIGYLPEHYAHPWVEQGRLRALLPATFGYQAPFSLILRRGRSREPLIQNFRDLLRTQPSQT encoded by the coding sequence ATGAGCGCGAGCGCACTGCCCGACGTCAAACTGCTGCGGATTTTCGCCTGCGTGGTGCGCAGCCAGGGGTTCGCCGCCGCGCAGCAGGAACTCAACCTGTCGACCTCGGCGATCAGCACCTACATGAGCCAGTTGGAGAACCAACTGGGCATCGTGCTCTGCCACCGCGGCCGGGGCGGTTTCGGGCTGACCAGCAAGGGTGAGCTGTTCCACCAGGAAACCCTGCGCATCCTCGGCGAACTGGAAGGCTTCGAGCGCTATGCGGCGACCTTGAAGGGCGAATTGCGCGGCACCCTGAACCTGGGCGTGCTGGATTCCACCGTGAGCGACCCGGCTCTGCCGCTGGCCGACGTCATCGGCTCCTTCAGCGGCCTGCACCCGGCGGTGCACCTGCACCTGCAGGTGCAGAGCCCCTACGAGCTGCAGCTGGCGGTGCTGGACAACCGCCTGGACCTGGCCATCGGCTCGTTCTTCAGCCGCATGAACGGCCTGGTCTACCAGCCTCTCTATAGAGAGCAGCACTGGCTCTACTGCAGCGACCGCCACCCGCTGTTCGACGGCCGGCGCATCCCCGCCGAGCTGATCACCCAGCAGCGCATGGTCGGGCGGGGCTACTGGAGCCAGGCGGAACTGGCGCGGCACGGCTTCAAGCACAGCGCCGGCACCGTCGAGAGTATGGAGGCGCAGCTGATTTTGATCCTCTCCGGCGGCTACATCGGCTACCTGCCCGAGCACTACGCGCACCCCTGGGTGGAGCAGGGCCGCCTGCGCGCCCTGTTGCCGGCGACCTTCGGCTACCAGGCGCCGTTCTCGCTGATCCTGCGCCGTGGTCGTTCCCGCGAGCCCCTGATCCAGAACTTCCGCGACCTGCTGCGCACCCAGCCGAGCCAGACATGA
- a CDS encoding tRNA-uridine aminocarboxypropyltransferase, with protein MSRARCPRCERPLDHCLCALIPRLDNRTRVLLLQHPSEVGHALNTARLAVLGLGNAELRVGEDFSDLDLSAWDAWLLFPGESAVALADLAARPVDKPRLLVVPDGTWRKARKLLHLNPRLAALPRVVLPAGLTSRYRLRKAPAEGALSTIEAVAHALDALDAPRSHADLLRPFDALIEGQIAAMGEETFRRNHGPRSSS; from the coding sequence ATGAGCCGCGCCCGTTGCCCCCGCTGCGAGCGGCCGCTGGACCATTGCCTGTGCGCGCTGATCCCGCGCCTGGACAACCGCACCCGTGTGCTTTTGCTGCAGCACCCCAGCGAGGTGGGCCATGCGCTGAACACCGCGCGGCTGGCGGTGCTTGGCCTGGGCAATGCGGAGCTGAGGGTTGGCGAGGACTTCAGCGATCTCGACCTGTCGGCGTGGGATGCCTGGCTGTTATTCCCCGGCGAGTCCGCCGTGGCGCTGGCCGACTTGGCGGCGCGGCCTGTGGATAAACCGCGCCTGCTGGTGGTGCCCGACGGCACCTGGCGCAAGGCGCGCAAGCTGCTGCACCTCAACCCGCGGCTGGCGGCGCTGCCGCGGGTGGTACTGCCGGCAGGGCTGACCTCGCGCTACCGCCTGCGCAAGGCGCCGGCCGAAGGCGCGCTGTCGACCATCGAGGCGGTGGCGCATGCGCTGGACGCGCTGGATGCGCCGCGCTCCCACGCCGACCTGTTGCGCCCGTTCGATGCGCTGATCGAGGGGCAGATTGCGGCGATGGGGGAGGAGACCTTCCGGCGCAATCACGGGCCGCGTTCTTCCAGCTGA
- a CDS encoding ABC-F family ATP-binding cassette domain-containing protein, with the protein MTSPFTLALQGVSYPLPSGEPLLSDLHETFDERRTALVGRNGVGKSVLARIMAGELAPSAGRCLASGPVHYLPQRVEPQAFRSVAELAGVQPLLDALSRVENGGVDPADFERLDGHWDIRARLDAELAAAGLAHLTPDTPASRLSGGECTRVALLGAWLSDADWLILDEPSNHLDRAGREALREQVQRWRGGLILISHDRLLLDDMQRIVELSSAGLRSYSGGYAVYREMRQQEQATAERELQRRKLERDRQQHAMQEQRERQAHRQAKGRKDAKEANQAKILIDRQKERSQTSIARLATQHEERRERLAREVREAYSQLPDDAPVVLNAPDCALPESRGVLRLEGLRLPLGNTAALDWQLSGPRRVAITGGNGSGKSTLLKVIAGVLGPAAGTCDAMVRSAYLDQHLAALLPERSVLELLRERNPVADLSILRTRLAQMGLPAARVELPSALLSGGERVKAALACELYAEHPAQLLLLDEPDNHLDLPSREALENLLRQYRGALLVVSHDAAFLDRLALEARLECTADGWRWSAG; encoded by the coding sequence ATGACGAGCCCGTTCACCCTGGCGCTGCAAGGCGTCTCCTATCCATTGCCCAGCGGCGAGCCGCTGCTGAGCGACCTCCACGAAACCTTCGACGAGCGGCGCACCGCGTTGGTCGGGCGCAATGGCGTGGGCAAGTCCGTGCTGGCGCGGATCATGGCCGGCGAGCTGGCACCCAGTGCCGGCCGTTGCCTGGCATCCGGGCCGGTGCATTACCTGCCGCAGCGCGTCGAACCGCAGGCATTCCGCAGTGTGGCTGAGCTGGCCGGCGTGCAGCCGCTGCTGGACGCGCTGTCACGGGTCGAGAATGGCGGCGTCGATCCCGCGGACTTCGAGCGCCTCGACGGTCATTGGGATATCCGCGCCCGCCTGGACGCCGAACTGGCTGCCGCCGGGCTCGCCCATCTCACGCCCGACACGCCCGCCTCACGCCTGAGCGGCGGCGAATGCACGCGGGTGGCACTGCTCGGCGCCTGGCTCAGCGACGCGGACTGGCTGATCCTCGACGAGCCCAGCAACCACCTCGACCGCGCCGGCCGTGAGGCCCTGCGCGAGCAGGTGCAGCGCTGGCGCGGCGGCCTGATCCTGATCAGCCATGACCGCCTGCTGCTGGACGACATGCAGCGCATCGTCGAGCTGTCCTCTGCGGGCCTGCGCAGTTATTCCGGCGGCTACGCCGTCTACCGCGAGATGCGCCAGCAGGAGCAGGCCACCGCCGAGCGCGAGTTGCAGCGGCGCAAGCTGGAGCGTGATCGCCAGCAGCACGCCATGCAGGAGCAGCGCGAGCGCCAGGCGCATCGGCAGGCCAAGGGACGCAAGGACGCGAAGGAGGCCAACCAGGCGAAGATCCTTATCGACCGGCAGAAGGAGCGCAGCCAGACCAGCATCGCCCGTCTGGCCACGCAGCATGAGGAGCGTCGCGAGCGCCTGGCGCGGGAGGTGCGTGAGGCTTACAGCCAATTGCCCGACGATGCGCCGGTGGTGCTCAACGCGCCCGACTGCGCGTTACCCGAGTCCCGCGGGGTGTTGCGGCTGGAAGGCCTGCGCCTGCCGCTCGGCAATACCGCGGCGCTGGACTGGCAACTGAGCGGCCCGCGCCGCGTGGCGATCACGGGGGGCAATGGCAGCGGCAAGTCGACCCTGCTCAAGGTGATCGCCGGCGTGCTCGGCCCGGCGGCTGGCACGTGCGATGCGATGGTGCGCAGCGCCTATCTGGACCAGCACCTCGCCGCGTTGCTGCCCGAACGCTCGGTGCTGGAGCTGCTGCGCGAGCGCAATCCCGTGGCTGACCTGTCGATCCTTCGCACCCGCCTGGCGCAGATGGGGTTGCCGGCGGCGCGGGTCGAACTGCCCAGCGCGCTGCTAAGCGGCGGTGAGCGTGTGAAGGCGGCGCTGGCCTGCGAGCTGTATGCCGAGCACCCGGCGCAACTGCTGCTGCTCGACGAGCCGGACAACCACCTCGACCTGCCGTCGCGCGAGGCGCTGGAAAACCTGCTGCGACAGTACCGCGGCGCGCTGCTGGTGGTGTCCCATGACGCGGCGTTTCTCGACCGGCTGGCGCTGGAGGCACGACTGGAATGCACGGCTGACGGCTGGCGCTGGTCGGCCGGGTGA
- a CDS encoding acetyltransferase has product MLIRQRIAADNPRLLDIWLGAVRATHHFLQASDIDDLLPQVRDLYLPAVAVWVAVDAEDRPLGFIGLNECHVEMLFIDPECRGRGLGRALLDFARELRGTLSVDVNEQNPQAVGFYRHYGFVQTGRSPTDGEGRPFPLLHMSLPTPE; this is encoded by the coding sequence ATGCTTATTCGCCAACGCATCGCTGCGGACAATCCGCGGCTGCTCGATATCTGGCTGGGCGCCGTGCGCGCGACCCACCACTTCCTCCAGGCGTCGGACATCGACGACCTGTTGCCTCAGGTCCGCGACCTCTACCTGCCGGCCGTCGCGGTCTGGGTGGCGGTGGATGCCGAAGACCGCCCGCTGGGCTTCATCGGCCTGAACGAGTGCCATGTGGAGATGCTCTTCATCGATCCGGAGTGCCGGGGGCGTGGCCTGGGCCGTGCGCTGCTGGATTTCGCGCGTGAGTTGCGCGGCACGCTGAGTGTCGACGTCAACGAGCAGAACCCGCAGGCGGTGGGGTTCTATCGGCACTACGGCTTCGTCCAGACCGGGCGCTCGCCCACCGATGGCGAGGGGCGACCCTTCCCGCTGCTGCACATGAGCCTTCCGACCCCTGAATAA
- a CDS encoding antibiotic biosynthesis monooxygenase, whose protein sequence is MTQAAPITAHACVDNPHFILQIEIDVTPQQRPHIAARLGDYLSHLQALLYRRPGYLASELHVEAPSQRLVGRLHWRHREDWEAAWDCRQTASDLFADSLLKLGARSIRFGSGETA, encoded by the coding sequence ATGACGCAAGCCGCCCCGATCACCGCCCATGCCTGCGTGGACAATCCACACTTCATCCTGCAGATCGAGATCGACGTAACGCCCCAGCAACGTCCGCACATTGCCGCACGCCTGGGCGATTACCTGTCGCACCTGCAGGCACTGCTCTACCGGCGCCCCGGCTACCTCGCCAGCGAACTCCATGTGGAAGCCCCCTCGCAACGCCTGGTCGGCCGCCTGCACTGGCGGCACCGGGAAGACTGGGAAGCCGCCTGGGACTGCCGCCAGACCGCCAGCGACCTGTTCGCCGACAGCCTGCTCAAGCTCGGCGCGCGGAGCATCCGCTTCGGCAGTGGCGAGACGGCGTAG
- the soxR gene encoding redox-sensitive transcriptional activator SoxR, with amino-acid sequence MKESSSCSMHRELSVGELARRAGVAVSALHFYEAKGLISSSRNAGNQRRYARDTLRRVAVIKVAQRVGIPLGEIAEALGSLPTGHNPTAADWARLSARWRDDLNERIEKLLLLRDQLDGCIGCGCLSMEACPLRNPGDCLAEEGPGAHWRGEGK; translated from the coding sequence ATGAAAGAATCTTCTTCCTGTTCGATGCACCGCGAGCTGAGCGTCGGCGAGCTGGCCAGGCGCGCCGGCGTGGCCGTGTCCGCGCTGCACTTCTACGAGGCCAAGGGGCTGATTTCCAGCTCGCGCAATGCCGGCAACCAGCGCCGTTACGCCCGCGACACGCTACGCCGGGTGGCGGTGATCAAGGTGGCGCAACGGGTTGGCATTCCCCTGGGCGAGATCGCCGAGGCGCTGGGCTCGTTGCCCACCGGGCACAACCCGACGGCAGCGGACTGGGCGCGGCTGTCGGCGCGCTGGCGGGACGACCTGAACGAGCGGATCGAGAAGTTGCTGCTGCTGCGCGATCAGCTCGATGGCTGTATTGGCTGTGGGTGCCTGTCGATGGAGGCCTGCCCTCTGCGCAATCCGGGGGATTGCCTGGCGGAGGAGGGGCCGGGGGCGCATTGGCGGGGGGAGGGAAAGTGA
- a CDS encoding HlyD family type I secretion periplasmic adaptor subunit, whose product MHFSQSIRGYLGGNGARDTEFMPEVQGTLLEDSPNATRITLWAALGLLVAAITWAYFADIEEVTKGEGKAIPSSKVQTIQNLEGGIVSEIFVREGQVVNKGQPLLRLDDTRFSSNKGETEADRNSLEARVERLSAEAEGREPVFTDELKKAAPQVVEDQLALYQTRMQRQNSELNILQEQLRQKGQELQEFRAKTQQYRSSLGLVQQEINMSEPLVKAGAVSPVELLRLRRSAVEISGDLNATNLAIPRAEAAVSEIQRKVEESKLGFRSDALKELNDVRTDLNKLTATSRAIDDKVNRTLVVAPMRGIVKQLKVNTIGGVVQPGNDMVEIVPLEDNLLVEARVRPQDIAFLHPGQTATVKFTAYDYTIYGGLKAKLEVISADTITDDKGNSFYLIQVRTDKNHLGTDAKPLLIIPGMVATVDIITGEKSVLDYILKPVLKARWEALRER is encoded by the coding sequence ATGCACTTCTCGCAATCGATCCGTGGCTACCTGGGCGGCAACGGCGCCCGCGACACCGAATTCATGCCCGAGGTCCAGGGCACCCTGCTGGAGGACTCGCCCAACGCCACGCGCATCACCCTGTGGGCGGCGCTCGGCCTGCTGGTGGCGGCCATCACCTGGGCCTACTTCGCCGATATCGAGGAAGTGACCAAGGGCGAAGGCAAGGCCATTCCCTCCTCCAAGGTGCAGACCATCCAGAACCTGGAGGGCGGCATCGTCTCGGAAATCTTCGTCCGCGAGGGCCAGGTGGTGAACAAGGGCCAGCCGCTGCTGCGCCTGGACGACACGCGCTTCTCCTCCAACAAGGGCGAGACCGAGGCCGACCGCAACTCCCTGGAAGCCCGCGTGGAGCGTCTGAGCGCGGAAGCCGAAGGGCGCGAACCGGTGTTCACCGACGAGCTGAAAAAGGCTGCGCCGCAGGTGGTGGAAGACCAGCTGGCGCTCTACCAGACCCGCATGCAACGGCAGAACAGCGAGCTGAATATCCTCCAGGAACAGCTGCGGCAGAAGGGCCAGGAGCTGCAGGAGTTCCGCGCCAAGACCCAGCAGTACCGCTCGAGCCTCGGGCTGGTGCAGCAGGAGATCAACATGTCCGAGCCGCTGGTGAAGGCCGGCGCCGTCTCCCCGGTGGAGCTGCTGCGCCTGCGTCGCAGCGCGGTGGAAATCAGTGGCGACCTCAACGCCACCAACCTCGCCATCCCCCGCGCCGAGGCCGCGGTGAGCGAAATCCAGCGCAAGGTGGAGGAATCGAAACTGGGCTTTCGCAGCGACGCGCTGAAGGAGCTCAACGACGTGCGCACCGACCTCAACAAGCTCACCGCCACCAGTCGCGCCATCGACGACAAGGTCAACCGCACCCTGGTGGTCGCGCCCATGCGCGGCATCGTCAAGCAGCTCAAGGTCAACACCATCGGCGGCGTGGTGCAGCCGGGCAACGACATGGTGGAAATCGTCCCGCTGGAGGACAACCTCCTGGTGGAAGCGCGGGTGCGCCCCCAGGACATCGCCTTCCTCCACCCCGGCCAGACCGCCACGGTGAAGTTCACCGCCTACGACTACACCATCTACGGCGGGCTGAAGGCCAAGCTGGAAGTGATCAGCGCCGACACCATCACCGACGACAAGGGCAACAGCTTCTACCTGATCCAGGTGCGCACCGACAAGAACCACCTGGGCACCGACGCCAAGCCCCTGCTGATCATTCCCGGCATGGTGGCGACGGTGGACATCATCACCGGCGAGAAGAGCGTGCTGGACTACATCCTCAAGCCGGTGCTGAAGGCACGGTGGGAGGCGTTGCGGGAGCGGTGA